The DNA sequence CAACTCCAACAGGTGGGCAGGCAAACCGGTCCATTGCAACACCTGCTGCACCGTCTGCACGAAATCCGACCGGTTGAACTGCACCGGGGAGACATTCACGCTCACCACCAGACCCCGCTCCTCCCAGCGTTTGTTGTGGGTGCAGGCTTCCAGCAAGAGCTGCCGGCCCAGTTCCACCACCACACCGGTGTCCTCGGCCACAGGAATGAACACCTCCGGGGGAACCCAACCGAGGGTGGGGTGGTTCCAGCGGGCCAGGGCTTCCATGCCCACCAAATCCTGCCCCTCTCCCTGGTAGATGGGCTGGTAATGCAAATGGATGGCTTTTTGCTCCACCGCATGCTGCAACTCCCTTTCCAGCACCGTGCGGCTGATGCCTTCACTGCCCTGCTGGGCATCCGCACAGTACACCGTGTACCGGCCCCGGCCATGGATTTTGCTCTGGTACATCGCCTGATCGGCAGCCACCAGCAACGCACTGGCGGTTTTGCCATGCTCCTGGTACACACTGATGCCAATGCTGGCAGAAGCCGGATGGGGCTCTCCCAGGACCGTCAAAGGGGCTTCCAGGCTTGCCATGATTTTGTCCCCCAGCAGGGTCGCATCCTCCAGCCCGGCCTCATGGGCGATGATGGCAAATTCATCCCCACTGAGGCGGGCCACCGCGTCCGACTTGCGCACCGCCTGGCGGATGCGGTCCGCAAACTGCCTCAGCACCTCATCCCCCGCCTGATGCCCAAAACGGTCGTTGACTTGCTTGAAGTAATCCAGGTCAATGAACATCACCACAAACGACTCCCGGTTGCGCTGGGCACGCAGCAAGGCCCCTTCCAGCCGCTCATGGAACAGCTTTCTGGAGTCCAGTCCAGTGAGGGTGTCTTTGAGGGCCAGTTCAGCGGTGAGTTCCGCAGTGACCCGGCCCCGCACCTGGTTTTCATTGAACAGGGTCATGGCGGTCAGGAAGGCAATGCCCATCAGGCTGGCAATGCAAAACTTGATGACCATTTTGAAATAAACGAGTTGCAGGCCTTGCAGTTCAGCCACGTGAGGAAGGTAATGGGAGAGAAGCAGGGTGCTGGCCCCCACAAACACCATCCCGGTGGCCACCAGGCCCCGTTTGAGCCCCAGGAAAATCAAGGTGGTGATGTAAAAGAGGGGGATGTAAATGACGTGGCTGGTGACGTCCAGGTTGTCTGGGTGGTTGAGCAGGTCCAGGGTGATCAGCAACAGGGGCATCACCACGGACAGCACCGCATTGCCCCACACGTACAGAGGCTCCAGGCGGGGCCACCTCCAGTACACCAGAAACAAAAAGAGGTACAGGAGGGGATTGAGGGTGATCAGGGTGCGGGAGATGACCGGCATCTGGGAGGCTTCCAGCAAAGGCAGCCATCCCACCACCGCGTTGATTCCGCCCAGCAGCAAGAAGATAAAGCGTTTGGAGCTGTAAAAAGCAGCCTTTTGGTTCACATGGACCTCCTGGGGTGCCTCGCAGCATCCGGGGTTGTTCCAAAGGTACTTTTTCACCCAGCACAGAACTCTTGCTGCGCGGGAACCAAATGCTGTAAGGGTTCGGCCCGAAGTTCAGGGGTTGGGTCTGGACTGCAAGGTCTTGACGACTTCTCCGGTCTCAAAGGCACTGTGCACCGCGAGGCTGGCCGCTCCCTGCGCCCAGGGGGTGAAGTCGTCCTTGTTCCAGGGCACCACCACCACCTGCAGGTCCTCGGCGAGGGAGTCAAACGCCTGCTGTCTGAGGGTCTGTTTGAGGGGGGTGAAGTAAAACGGACCGAGTTGTGCCCCTTCCCCACCGATGACGATGAGCTCAGGGTTGAAGCTGTTCACCAGGTAAGAGAGGTGAACGCCCAGCAGGCGACCTGCGGTTTCCAGCACTTCACGCGCCCCCATGTGGCCGTCCTGGGCGAGTTGCACCAGGTTCGGCAAGGTGATGCCGGTGTGCTCCGGGTGGCGTTCTTGGAACTGGGCCAGCAAGGCGGGTTCAGCGGTGTAGGCTTCCAGGCAGCCTTTCCGTCCGCAACTGCAGGTCCGGCCGCCGGGCTGCACCATGTTGTGGCCGAATTCTCCGGCTCCGCCATTTCTGCCCCGGTAGATGTTCCCGTCCAGCACCAGAGCGGAGCCGAGTCCCCGGCCAATGGCCACGGTGAGGAAGCTGTCAAATTGCTTGCCATGGCCGAACAGCCGTTCAGCGGCTGCAAAGGCGTTCACGTCGTTGTCCACCCACACGGGAAGGCCGGTGTGCTCGCTGACGGTCTGTGCGATCGGGACGTTGCTCCAGCCGAACAGGGGGGCGTTGATGGCCACCCCATGGCGGGCGTCAATCACCCCACTGAGGCCAATGCCAATCCCCAGCACATCCTCAGGGGCCACCCTGGCTTTTTTGTAGAGTTTCTTGCAGGCCACTTTGATCTGCAAGGCCACTTTGTCCGGGTCCTGGCTGGTGAGTTCTTCGGTACGGTGGGCCAGCACCCGGGTGGAAAGGTCGGTGAGGACGGCCTCCATGCGGTCTTCGCGGAGTTTGATGCCCACTGCGAAATGGGCGGTGTAGTCGATGTCCAGGTAGATGGGTCGTCTGCCGCCCGTGGCCCCGGCTTCCCCGATGGAGCGTTCCACAATCAGGCGGTCCTGGATCAGTTCGGCGGTGATGCCGGTGATGCCCGCACTGCTCAGTCCGGTGATGTCAACAAGTTGTGCCCGGCTGGTGGGGCCCAGTTTGCGGAGGTGGTTGAGGATGGTGCGCCGGTTCTGGGTGCGCAGGGCCCTGGGATCGCCTTTGTTCACTGTCATGGAAGCTCCGTTTGACTCATAAACTGAGTGAAAGCAACATACCATGCTTTCTGAAGCCGGGTCAATGTGTGGGCAGAACATCCTGGAATTTGTTGTAGATCTGGTCTTTCTGCTGCCTGGGTGCGGAGGCAATTGGCAGATCTGGAAGCGCCCTCTTCAAGCTTTTCATTTGTATACGTTGACTCAGTGAGTGAGTATTGACCAATCGAGATCCAGGTGTTAATGTGTGCTTACTTCACAAGTCGAGGAAACCGCAGGGTTCCTCCTGCCCTTGCAGCACACCAAACGGCGGACCCCATCGGGTCCGCAGCAAGGCAGGCTGGACTGACCCTGGTGACCCCGGAGGAGACCCCCAGATGAAAAAAGCAACCCTCACCGCCCTTTCCGCCCTGCTGCTCATCGGCATGACCAGCACCGCCAGCGCCCAGAAGAAAACCGTCACCTTCCTGTCCGGACAAAACGAAGACGTCGGCTACACCCGCATCATCAGCGACCTCGCCAAAGAATACCAGCAGAAAACCCCCAGCGTGGTCTACGAGTACCAGAACAACACCACCAACGGCACCCAGAAACTGCAACTGCTCGCCAACTCGGGCAACCTCCCCACCCTCTACTCCATCAGCGAACCCACCCTGCTGGTGCAGCTCTACAACAAAGGCGAAGTGGCCGACCTCGAAGCCACCTTCAAGAAACTCGGCATCTACAACAAACTCAACCCCGTGGCCGTCAACATCAACAAAAAGCTCACCGATGGCAAACTCCTCGGCCTGCCCCTGGAACTCAACATCGAAGGCATCTGGTACAACAAAAAACTCTTCAAAGAGAGTGGCATCAAAGAACCCAAAACCTGGGATGAAATGATGTCGGCCGCCGAAAAATTCAAAGCCAAAGGCATCCAACCTTTCTCCGCCTCCGGCGACCAGAAATGGCCGCTGACCCGCCTGATCGGTGGATACGCGGCCCGCAAGTACGGCGCAGACGTGATGGACCGCGTCAAAGCCGGCACCCTCAAACTCACCGACCCCGGCTTCATCGAAGCCGCCCGGGTGGTGCAAGACATGGGCAAAAAAGGCTACTTCGGACAGGGCGTCAACACCATTGACTACGACACCGCCGTCGACACCTTCTTGCAAGGCAAAGCCGCCATGTTCTACATGGGCAGCTGGGTGTTGCGTGACCTCAACGACGAAAAACGCAACAAAATCGGCGCCGCCAACGTGGGCTTCTTCAACCTCCCCAATGTCACCGGCGGCAAAGGCAGCACCAGCGACTGGTCCATCAACACTGGCCTCACCGTCGCCGTCAACCAGAAACAGAACGACGCCCAGCTCGGCAACTGGCTGAAATACGTCTTCAACAGCTACGCCAACAAATCCATGGCGGACCTTGGCATGCTCACCGGCTTCAAAGTCAGCAAAATGCCCAAAAACGTCCCCACACTCACCAGCATGACCCAGAAGAAACTCAACGCCGCCAAAAACGGCTACCTGTGGTGGGAAGGCCTGTTCAGCGCCAAAGCCACCGCCGTCTCCTGGGACAACGTGCAACCCCTGGTCACCGGCGACCTGAGCCCCGAAGAATACATGCAGCAACTGCAAAACGCACTCAAGTAAACCGACTTCGGGCCCAGGCACCCGGCCCCCCAACCACCCCCGAAGCATCAGGGGGTGGGTTTTTCGGTGTTGACCCCAAGGACAGACATGAACAAAACCCTCAGCGACTGGAAAGCCATCCTCATCTTCGTTGGCCCCGCCCTCCTCCTCTACACCCTCGTGCTGCTGGTCCCCATCGTGTGGTCCCTGGGCTACACCCTGTATGAAGGCAGCCCCATCACCGGCTTTGAATTCGTCGGCATCCAGAACTACCTGCGCATCCTCCAGGACCCCACCTTCCTCAAAGCCCTGTGGTTCGGCACCAAATTCGCCCTCGTCGTCTCCACCGGCCAGGTGATCCTCGGGCTCCTGCTGGCATTGCTTTACCACTTCTACCTGAAAAACTCCAGCGCCCTGGTGCGCACCCTGATCTTCCTGCCGGTGGTCCTGCCCACCGTGGCCGTCGCGCAAATGTTCTCCAAGATGTTCGCCATCGCCCCCCAGTACGGCCTGGTCAACAGCCTGCTGCACAACATGGGCCTGGATGGGTACATCCAGCCCTGGCTGGGACAGGCCGACACCGCCTTCTGGATCATCGCACTGATGGAAATCTGGAAGGCCATGGGCTTCTACGCGATCCTGCTGTACACCGGACTGGTTGCCATTCCCGATGAAACCCTCGAAGCCGCACGCCTCGACGGGGCCAAAGGCTGGACCCTCACCCGCTTCATCGTGCTGCCCCTGCTTGCACCCATCACCATCTCCTCGCTGATCTTCAGCCTCAACGGCACACTTAAAGTCTTTGACACCATCGTCGCCCTCACCAACGGCGGACCCGGCACCACCACCACCCCCCTCACCTTGCTGATGTTCAAAACCGCCTTCACCTACAGCGAGTACGGTTACGGCAGCACCATCGCCCTGGGCCTCGCCCTGCAATGCCTGGTGGTGACGCTGCTGATCGTGTGGCGCAACCGCAACGGAGGACAGTGACCATGATTGGACAGGACCCCATGAAAACCGGCGTGCAAAACAAAGCCGCCTACAACCCCACCCAGGCCAGAATTCAAAAAACCCTCTTCGGTCTGCCCATCACCCTGCTCATCCTGATCCTGGTGCTGCTCGCCATCTACCCGGTGTTCTGGATTTTCATGTCCTCCCTCAAAGGCAGCGAAGAATTCAGCCTCAAACCCATGTGGGCCCTCCCCGAAACCCTGCACTGGGAGAACTACGCCCGGGCCTGGACCGAAGGCAACATGGGCAAATACTTCGTCAACTCCGTGCTGGTGGTCTTCCCCTCCCTGTTCCTGCTGGTGATCCTCGGCACCGCCGCTGCGTTCGGCATTGAAATCATGCGCTGGAAGATGGCCAAAGGGGTCAACCTGATGTTCCTGGTCGGCATCATGGTGCCCATCCAGATCGTGATTTTGCCCCTCTTCACCATGTACTACCAGGCCAACCTGCTGGACACCCGCCTGGCCCTGATCATGACTTACGTGGCCTTCGGACTCCCCCTGGTGGTGTTCTTCCTCGCCGGATTCTTCCAGAGCTTCCCCAGGGAAATCATCGAAGCGGCCATCGTTGACGGGGCCACCATCTACCAGGTGTTCTACAAAATCGCCCTGCCGATGGTGCAAAACGCCATCGTCACCGTGGCCCTGGTGCAATTCTTCTTCCTGTGGAACGACCTGTTGGTCTCCCTGACCTTCACCAGCAACCCCGACATGCGCACCGTGCAATCCGGCCTGCTGGCCTTCACCGGACAGTACGGCCAGCGGGAATGGGGACCCACCTTTGCCTCCATCGGCCTGGCTGTCGCCCCCACCGTGATCATCTACCTGTTCCTGAACCGCATGGTCATGAAAGGCATGGCGGCCGGCGCCGTCAAAGGATAAGGAACCCCCACATGACCCTCCTGAACGACACCACCCTCACGGTCACCCACCTCCACGCCGAACACCACAACCGCCTCGGGCTGGGCGTCCACACCCCCCGCCTCTCCTGGCAGACCGAGACACCCACCCCCAACTGGCAACAAGACGCTTACCAGATCGAAGTGGTCTTCGCAGAAGGGGAACGCCACACCACCGACAAAATCCCCTCCGGGGAATCGGTGCTCATCAACTGGCCGTTTCGGCCCCTGAAGTCCCGCGAACAGGCCCAGGTGCGGGTGCAGGTGTGGGGCAACGACCACAGCACGGCCTGGAGTGAGGTGCTCACCCTGGAAGCCGGACTGCTCGAAACGGAAGACTGGACCGCCCAGATGGTCGGACCCCTTCGCGAAGAAGACCCACAGGTGCCCGGACCCTCTCCCCTGCTCAGGAAAAGCTTCCAGGTGAAAGCCAGTGTGAAACACGCCCGACTGTACGTCACCAGCCTGGGGTTGCACGACACCCGCATCAACGGACAGAGGATCAGCGATCAACTGTTCTCGCCGGGCTGGACCAGCTACACCACCCGCCTGAGGTACCACTCCTTCGACGTCACCCCTCTCCTGAAAGAAGGTGAAAATGCCATTGGAACGATGCTCGGAAACGGCTGGTACCGGGGCAGGCTTGGCTTCGGAGGCGGAAGACGCAACCTTTATGGCAACACCCTGGGCCTGCTCGCGCAACTTGAAGTCACCTACCAGGATGGCACGGTCCAGACGGTCCACACCGATGACAGCTGGACGTGGAGTGAAGGGCCCATCCTGTTCGACGACATTTACGACGGGGAACGCTACGACGCCCGCAAAGAACAACCGGGGTGGGACACCCCGGGTTTCAATGACCTGGACTGGAAGACGGTGCAGGCCGTGCCGTTTGACTTCACCACCCTGGTTGCCCCCGAAGGCCCACCCGTGCGCAGGATCGAGACCCTGCCTGTGAGAGACGTCCTCACCACCCCTTCAGGCAAAACGGTGCTGGACTTCGGACAGAACCTGGTCGGCTGGCTGCACATCAAAGTGCGAGGCGAGAGGGGCCACACCGTCACCTTCAGGCACGCCGAGGTGCTCGAGAACGGCGAACTGGGCATTCGCCCCCTGCGCTATGCTGCGAACACCGACACCTACACCCTGCGTGGCGAAGGCATCGAGGTTTTCGAACCCCATTTCACCTTTCATGGGTTCCGGTACGCCGAAGTCGAGAACTGGCCCGCCCCTCTGGACCCCTCGGACATCGAGGCGGTGGTGGTGCACAGTGACTTGCAGCGCACAGGGTGGTTTGAGTGCAGTGATGAACTCATCAACCAGTTTCACCAAAACGTGGTGTGGGGGATGCGGGGGAACTTTCTGGATGTGCCCACCGACTGTCCGCAGCGGGATGAGCGTCTGGGGTGGACGGGGGACATTCAGGCGTTTGCTCCAACCGCTGCTTTCCTTTACGACGTTTCAGGTTTCCTCAAGTCCTGGTTGAGGGACCTGGCAGCGGACCAGTTGCCGGATGGGGCGGTGCCGGCGGTCATTCCGCAGGTGCTGGCTGCGACCCTGCCTGCTGCGGCTTGGGGGGATGCGAGCACCATTGTGCCGTGGACCCTGTACCAGCGGTTCGGGGACTCTGGCATCCTCAAACAGCAGTTTGAGAGCATGAAACGCTGGGTGGAGTACCAGCATTCCCGCACCGGGGAGCGTCTGGTGTGGGACATGGACATGCAGTTCGGGGACTGGCTGGATCCGGATGCCCCGCCGACCAGTCCGGGGAAAGCCAAGACCCTGCCGGGGGTGGTGGCCACCGCTTATTTTGCCCGCTCGGCCGACATTGTGGCCCAGGCGGCCAGGGTGCTGGGTTTCGTGGAGGAGGCCGACCATTATGGGGAATTGGCCTCCCGGGTGCGGAGGGCCTTCCAGCGGGAGTACGTGACCGGTTCCGGCCGGGTGTTGAGTGACAGCGTCACCGCTTACAGCCTGGCGTTGCAGTTTGCCCTGTTGCCCGGGGAGGAGCAGCGTCACACGGCAGCAAAACGCCTGCGCGAACTGGTGCGGGAGAATGGTTATTTGATTTCGACGGGTTTTGTGGGCACCCCCCTGGTGTGTGATGCCCTGTCCTCCGTCGGAGAGGTGGAGGCCGCATACCTGCTGTTGACGCAGACGGAGTGCCCTTCGTGGCTGTACCCGGTCACCATGGGGGCCACCACGGTGTGGGAGCGCTGGGACAGCATGCTGCCGGACGGAACCATCAACCCTGGTGAGATGACCAGCTTCAACCATTACGCCCTGGGTGCGGTGGCGGATTTCTTGCACCGCTGTGTGGCAGGGTTGGCCCCTGCGGCGCCTGGTTACCGTCAGATCCTGGTGAAACCCCAGGTGGGTGGGCCTTTGACGTTCGCCCGTGCGGTGCACCTGACCCCGTATGGACGGGCGGAGGTGGCGTGGTTCAGGGAGGGGAATCAGTTGCGTCTGGAGGTGACGGTTCCTGCCAACACCCGGGCCCGGGTGGAGTTGCCGGATGGCCAGGGGTTTGAGGTGGGTTCCGGAGACCACCGGTTCAGCTGCATTTTGCCTGCCGGGGCTGTGAAGCCCCTATCCATGGATTCCACGTTTGATGACCTGGTCCAGCAACCTGAGGCGTACCGTGCCATTTTGAAACTGGTGGGGGAACACTCGGTGGACCATGTGGATGTTTTCAAGGGCATGTTGCGCAGCAACCAGCGGGGCATGTGCCTCAGGAACGCCGTGTGGGGGGTGCCCCACCGGGAGGCTTTGCTGGAGAAACTCCAGGCTTTTGTGGGTTCCCGGTGACTGCGCAGACGGCGGCCGGTGCAGAACTTCCTTTGTGGGAGGGAGAACAGCCTGGTGGGTTCCCGGAGGAAGGGTTTTTCCTTCCCTCCGGGGCCTGGGCGGTGAGGGACGTGGTGTGTCCAACGTTGACCGTTCACCGGCCGGATCAACCCGGTGGGTTGGGGGTGCTGGTCTGTCCGGGGGGTGGGTTTCAGGCCCTGCACCTGGAGCATGAGGGGCACCGGGTGGCGGAGGTGTTGCGGAGGCTGGGGGTGACGGTGTGGGTGTTGAAACACCGCCTGGTGCCGTCCGTGGCCTGTGCTGCACAGGGCCTTTCCCCGGGGGTGTTTCAATCCCATTTGTCGGTGGTGCACCTGGACCTGATGACCGCCTGGCAGCGGATTCAGGAGCATCCCCTGGGTAGGGGCCTGGATCGCCTGGGCCTCCTGGGCTTTGGCAGTGGTTCGCGGGTGGTGCTGGAGCAGGTGTTCCGGCCCCCTGGCAACGCGAGGAAGGTGGATTTTGTGGGGGTGTTCTCCCCTGAAGTGGAGGGTGTGGGAACCTCATCTGGTGCCCTGCCGCCCCTTTTTGTGGGCGTGGAAGATGGGCTGCGGTCGGTGGCCGGTTTGCGCCTGGAGTTCCTGTGGGGGAGGGTCGGGCAGCAGGTCACGTGGCACCAATGTCCGTCTTCCTCGCCTGGGGTTGAGCACAGGGGGTGGTTGGAATTCCGGGACTGGCTGGGGGTGCTTTGAGCTCGTGTGGATTGAGGTGCACTTCTGGGTGCGCCTTTCGGCGTGAAAAAGGCCTGCATTGCTGCAGGCTGGAGGGAAAGGAAGGCTTTGCTGGGACAGCGAGTTGCCGCTGGCTGTCTTGGGTTGCGGCTGTGGGACCGCCCCACCGGTGGGTGTGGAGGTGCAGGTGGGTGGGGGTGTTTGAGGTGGTTCAACCGACACCCATATATTAACTCACAAAGTGAATCAAGTCAACAGATGGGGTGTTGTTCTCGGTTCCTCAGTGGCACGGCATTGCTGGTGAACTGGATCATGCACGTTAAGGGGAAAACCTCACCCTGGAGCACCAAATGGCCCTAATCGGTCCGCCTTTGTGCAAAGTGTTGATGCAACGCCCCTAAGAAGCATTCCCTGGTAGGGTGCTGCCAGACTTGAGCGTACCCCTGTACCCACAACTTGACATCTTCATGTCGTGTCAGGAGAAATGGTGGTTTCAACCTGGGCGTCCAGTCCTCTTACCCCAGCAAGAGGACCATCCTGGATTCAAAGACCAGGCTCGAATGCTTCCCAGGGCAGCACCCGGACCCCGCCGTCTGTCGTGTGGACCTCCCACTGAAGGTGGCGGGACACGGACCCAGACGAAAACACCACTTCATCCTCAAAAGGATCCCAGCACAGGTGGGTGTTGGAGGCCACAAACACAGACCGTTGATACATCAGAACGTCATCTGCCACCTCATGGAGGTGCAAAAAACCGTCCATTGCGGGAAGCAACAACCTGGAACCGTCGGGAGAGTGCAACATCGAGTTACGCCAGGCTTCAGGGGCATCAGCAAGCCATTGGCGCGGTTTCAGCTGGCTTTCTTCCACCAATGCAGCCTGTTGACGGTCTCGCTCCTGTTTTTCATCCAGCCACCGGGTTTCTTCCCCGCTCAACTCGCGCAGGGTTCCATCGCTGTATAGCTGCAGGCCTGGGTGACCCCAACGAAGCACACTGACCGCACCATATTCTTGCAGATGCATGAAGTGGGCCCGAAGTTCAAGGTTGGAGTAAAGCACCTGACCTGATTTCAAGTCCAGCAGTTGCAACCCTCCCTGCCCGCCAGACACCAGCACAGCCTCATCGTCTGGGAGAATCAACATTTCTTTGGGAACGAAATGGAGCGTTCTGTTCCACTCCACGTGCAGAGGGCTGATTTTCACATGCAACACTGCCTGTCTGGAAGTCAGCAGCAACCCTGTGCCTGAAGAGGCCCACTCCATGAACCGCAGGTCTTGCTGATGGCTGAGGTCCAATTCCTCCACAACCTTGCCCTGTCGATTCAGCAGCAGCAACCGCCTGTCATGACCCATGCAAGCCAGCAGTTGTCCGTCCGGACTCCAGGCCAGCCTGGGAAGGTCAGGCAACACCACATGCTGAAAACACTGGGTTTCTCCTGTCTTGCAGTTCAACCAGCACAAGGGTTGACCACGGAGCGGCAGAATCAAAAGTTCACTGTCAGGGGACCACAGGTTTGGCTGCATGAACGACACCCCTTCCAGATGCTGGTACAACAGGCGCCCAGAGGAGCCTTCCAGCACACTGGTGCTTTTCTTGTTGCCAACCACCACCCATGTGCTGTCAGGGGACCAGACCACATGTTCCAGGCCCCTTCGCACCCCAACCAACCCCGCCTGGACCTGGTCTGTGCAAACGTCAACCACGAGCAGCATGTTCATGTAGACCGCAGCGAGCTGTTGGCCATCAGGAGACCACTGAATTGCACCCAGGCCGTGACCGAAGGTCAGCAAGGTCTGCTGCCACTCCAGCGTCAGGGGGTCACGGAGTTGCAAAAAACCACTTCCATCGTTGATCAAGAGGGCTTCACCTGAAGGAGATGTTTTCAACACATGAATCTGCTTCAATCCGTGCGGCATTTCTTGCAACACTTCTCCAGTTTGGAGGTCACACTGGTACAGTTCTTTTTCGCCCACCACGTACACTTCCCGGAAATCCGGTGAAGCTTCAATCCATGCCCCATCTTCAGGGGTGTACCAGGTGTGCTGGGTTTCCAGGGTGTGGGCGTCCAGCAGCTGCACGGCTCGCCCGACCCCTGCCAGCAGCACCTTGCCCGCAGGGTCCACCTGCAGGTGATGGCACCCCATGAAGAGCTCTTTAAGGATGGACAACCGGGCACTGCTGAGTTCTGGAAAAAACATCAACTTGCCGTTGGCATCACTGGCATAGAGTCCTTGACCGCTGGGATGCCATATGAGGTGATGCCAGGATGAAGTCCAGGTGTGGTGTTCGTACACCACCTTCCTGGTGTTTAACTCATGCACGCGGATCACCCCGGAGGTGCAACAACTGGCCAGCCAGAGGCTGTCTGGTGAAAACGCCACCTGATGCACGGTGCCGGGATGATGGAACCGGTGGAGGATCCGCAGGGTGCGGGCATCCAGCACGGTCACCACACCCTCAGCGTCCCCATGGGCCAGCAGGTGTCCGTTTGCGGACCAGTCCAGGGTGCCAGTGGACTCAAAGTTGCTGTTGCGAAGCACGGGGGTTCTGGGTCCTGCGGGTTTCATGGGGAGGCACATCCCGGGGGTGTCATCTGGCATGTTTTCCGGTTCAACAAAATACAGTTGGTGGTCTTCCACCCCTTCCAGGACCACGCCTCCCATTCTGGGGTGGTGAAAAATTGCGCCCGTGAGGTTGGTGTTGCTCAGGTTTGCGAACCGCAGGGAGCACTCTTTCCACTCTGTGCGGCTCAGGTTTGCACCAACCAGATCCGCCTGATCCAGTGAAACTTCGACCCAGGTGGTCTCTGTTAAGTCCGCTCCACCCAGTTTGATGCCGCGCAGGTTCAGTGGAGATCCTGCCACCCCGATGGTTTGGAACTTCAATTGGGCGCCACGCAAATCCATGCCTTGCAGGGGGAGTGGAAACATGGCGTTGGCATGCAAGGTCAAACCCAATTGAAACAGCAATTCGCTGGCCCTGGGCAGGTAGTTTGCCCGAAGTTTCCGGGCGTTTTCCCGCAACTTCTGGGCCGCTGCACTGGAAAGGTCCGCCAGGAGTTCAGCGAGAAAGTTCAGTGTTTCACTGCTGGGGGTCTGGATCTGCCAGTGTTCCAGCTGGCCTTCCAGCAGGGCTTCCAGGAGATGCTGGGCCAGGAAGTACTCTTGCAGGCTGGTGTGGGCGAAACGAAACCCGTATGTTTTTCCGCCCAGGTCATGACGCACCAGGAAAGTGCTGGTGCGCAGGTCCTCTTCGAGTTGCTCCACAAAGTCCTGGGGGTAACGGGATTGCCGGACTCTTGAGGCGCTCCTCCAGATCTGGAAGCTGTCCTCCAGTTGCTGGGCGGACAGGAAAGAGGCGCCCTGGGTGCTCATGGTGTGGGCAATGAATCCAGCCAGGTTGATTTTGTCTTCCACCCTCAGGTGGTGCTTGCCTGCGTCCCGGGACAACCAGCGGTCCACCACCCGCTGGTAGAGGTGCACCACCCGG is a window from the Deinococcus roseus genome containing:
- a CDS encoding pentapeptide repeat-containing protein, which gives rise to MATLSRYHIQTALKKHPPQGALKDLTGNLLQVVNDEGYARVEDIHTKLFPLAQLASANTMLNRLLSDLNKHFTQQNLPIEARITQNRKAGARNRQVWFEGEIQVPAPFTTLEYLALNNQPLLPLEGQVLYGQRQRILLVTFNKHESRAVTEVFGPPLNHLTGKCILQQLPSPAHLEVYHLISQQGNLRAQRTILQAMQDLGEPRLDAIIATGICFGINPKKQNIGDVLISSHIAEYELNRVEATGEQRRGSIPEAPARLVQAATVLKHQRNLGWPDIEVGLLLSGEKLIDHLAFRDQLKADYPTAIGGEMEGMGTLQAASAEGVPWLVVKAICDFADGQKNTSSKERDQKLAAGNAAQVVRELLEMLFQPPEKPSGLPVPEVKALDLQQLPEHALYPTFGQETTLHLEMGMDLVEAIKEAVKAVNVQERLQKWANADRAQPLFALLGEYGMGKTISVQHLARTLQKEAQQDPAKRIPLLFDLRHLTGLHLRVPTLQDVLKECMARGWDPRGDGEPYTPGMVEEWIAQGAVVIFDGLDEALVKMNGREGQAFTRNLLSLVTRHLNALREHRKTHPGAPDPRWIPRVLLTCRSHYFRDITAQKNHFGGEDRLHLQDEYQVMELLPLTSNQIQHYLQTLFADQMPEVMRTLGSIHNLSEFCQRPYTLNLLGTLLPELLTQKQQGTPIRVVHLYQRVVDRWLSRDAGKHHLRVEDKINLAGFIAHTMSTQGASFLSAQQLEDSFQIWRSASRVRQSRYPQDFVEQLEEDLRTSTFLVRHDLGGKTYGFRFAHTSLQEYFLAQHLLEALLEGQLEHWQIQTPSSETLNFLAELLADLSSAAAQKLRENARKLRANYLPRASELLFQLGLTLHANAMFPLPLQGMDLRGAQLKFQTIGVAGSPLNLRGIKLGGADLTETTWVEVSLDQADLVGANLSRTEWKECSLRFANLSNTNLTGAIFHHPRMGGVVLEGVEDHQLYFVEPENMPDDTPGMCLPMKPAGPRTPVLRNSNFESTGTLDWSANGHLLAHGDAEGVVTVLDARTLRILHRFHHPGTVHQVAFSPDSLWLASCCTSGVIRVHELNTRKVVYEHHTWTSSWHHLIWHPSGQGLYASDANGKLMFFPELSSARLSILKELFMGCHHLQVDPAGKVLLAGVGRAVQLLDAHTLETQHTWYTPEDGAWIEASPDFREVYVVGEKELYQCDLQTGEVLQEMPHGLKQIHVLKTSPSGEALLINDGSGFLQLRDPLTLEWQQTLLTFGHGLGAIQWSPDGQQLAAVYMNMLLVVDVCTDQVQAGLVGVRRGLEHVVWSPDSTWVVVGNKKSTSVLEGSSGRLLYQHLEGVSFMQPNLWSPDSELLILPLRGQPLCWLNCKTGETQCFQHVVLPDLPRLAWSPDGQLLACMGHDRRLLLLNRQGKVVEELDLSHQQDLRFMEWASSGTGLLLTSRQAVLHVKISPLHVEWNRTLHFVPKEMLILPDDEAVLVSGGQGGLQLLDLKSGQVLYSNLELRAHFMHLQEYGAVSVLRWGHPGLQLYSDGTLRELSGEETRWLDEKQERDRQQAALVEESQLKPRQWLADAPEAWRNSMLHSPDGSRLLLPAMDGFLHLHEVADDVLMYQRSVFVASNTHLCWDPFEDEVVFSSGSVSRHLQWEVHTTDGGVRVLPWEAFEPGL